In Paenibacillus larvae subsp. larvae, the following proteins share a genomic window:
- a CDS encoding electron transfer flavoprotein subunit alpha/FixB family protein, which yields MAKTFLVIAEAKDGKLRQVSLETIKAAKESAVEGDTVTAALLGNGITSLADELSRYGANKVYALDDASLEHYNPEAYLTAIQTVLDQVQPDAIYTGHTAIGKDLAPMIAALLDAGQLSDVTSIRWEGDQVFYTRPIYAGKAFETKVFQNGPYVVTVRPNNIPAAEPADAKGELVETSYSAPSLKTVIQDVIKKTSGKIDLSEAKVVVSGGRGVKSADGFKPLEELADILGGAVGASRGACDAGYCDYSLQIGQTGKVVTPELYIACGISGAIQHLAGMSQSKVIIAINKDPEAPIFKVADYGIVGDLFEVVPLLIEEFKQASPSN from the coding sequence ATGGCAAAAACCTTTTTAGTAATTGCAGAGGCAAAAGACGGTAAACTTCGCCAGGTTTCCCTGGAAACGATCAAGGCTGCCAAGGAATCGGCGGTCGAAGGGGACACAGTAACAGCAGCCCTTTTGGGCAACGGCATCACCAGTTTGGCCGACGAGTTGTCCCGCTATGGGGCTAACAAAGTCTATGCACTGGATGATGCAAGCCTGGAGCATTACAATCCGGAAGCTTATTTGACAGCCATACAGACTGTGCTTGATCAGGTACAGCCGGATGCCATTTATACGGGACATACTGCAATCGGGAAAGATCTGGCCCCAATGATAGCCGCATTGCTGGATGCAGGACAACTATCGGATGTAACATCCATCCGCTGGGAAGGGGATCAGGTTTTCTATACCCGCCCGATTTACGCCGGAAAAGCCTTTGAAACAAAAGTATTCCAGAACGGTCCATACGTGGTAACGGTACGCCCTAATAATATACCGGCAGCTGAACCGGCAGATGCTAAAGGGGAACTTGTGGAAACCTCCTACTCCGCACCTTCCCTGAAGACAGTTATTCAGGACGTGATCAAAAAGACATCCGGAAAAATTGACCTTTCAGAAGCTAAAGTGGTAGTCTCAGGCGGTCGGGGCGTTAAAAGTGCAGACGGTTTCAAACCATTGGAGGAACTGGCAGATATTCTTGGAGGGGCCGTAGGAGCTTCCCGTGGGGCCTGCGATGCGGGATATTGTGATTATTCACTGCAAATCGGGCAAACCGGTAAAGTAGTAACACCGGAACTTTACATCGCCTGCGGAATCAGTGGAGCCATCCAGCATTTGGCCGGCATGAGCCAGTCCAAGGTTATCATTGCAATTAATAAAGATCCGGAGGCACCGATTTTTAAAGTAGCTGACTATGGTATTGTAGGAGACCTGTTTGAAGTAGTCCCCCTCCTGATTGAGGAATTTAAACAAGCCAGCCCGTCGAACTAA
- a CDS encoding substrate-binding domain-containing protein — protein MTRAIQDAGLKVPDDISVIGFNDITIARYVSPSLTTIKLYSEFIGETALDLLLERIIKKRTITKKVIIPSELIIRESCSSAK, from the coding sequence ATGACCAGGGCGATTCAGGATGCGGGACTTAAAGTGCCGGATGATATTAGCGTCATCGGTTTTAATGACATCACGATTGCCAGATATGTTTCCCCTTCCTTAACTACCATTAAACTTTACAGCGAATTTATTGGCGAAACTGCGCTTGACCTGCTGCTCGAACGGATCATCAAAAAACGGACCATCACCAAAAAAGTCATCATCCCCTCCGAATTAATTATCCGCGAAAGCTGCAGCTCAGCCAAATAA
- a CDS encoding DUF2500 domain-containing protein: MYREWSYTNKQPLLTVDAYVVSKRHHTTSQTHNQDGHMHHNTDTSYFVTFEVESGDRIEMRIQGTEFGQLAEGDWGRLTFQGNRFHRFERSSQVSASI; encoded by the coding sequence ATGTACCGGGAATGGTCCTATACCAATAAACAGCCCCTGCTGACGGTGGATGCTTACGTTGTATCCAAACGTCACCATACTACAAGCCAAACACACAACCAGGACGGCCACATGCACCATAACACGGATACGTCCTATTTCGTCACCTTTGAGGTGGAGAGCGGAGACCGGATTGAGATGCGTATCCAAGGTACGGAGTTCGGCCAGCTTGCGGAAGGAGACTGGGGAAGACTTACCTTCCAGGGGAACCGGTTCCACCGTTTTGAACGGTCGAGCCAAGTCTCGGCTTCCATCTGA
- a CDS encoding YezD family protein — protein MAKPLQLDDLWINRIIQSVNGLEYGTVHIIVHDGRVTQIERTERRRFDNPEQQTAKQLRLADKDRKKS, from the coding sequence ATGGCAAAGCCGTTGCAGCTGGATGATCTTTGGATAAATCGCATCATTCAAAGCGTTAACGGATTGGAGTATGGTACGGTGCATATCATCGTACATGATGGCAGGGTAACCCAGATTGAACGAACTGAGAGAAGAAGATTCGATAATCCTGAGCAGCAAACTGCCAAGCAGCTTAGACTTGCGGACAAGGATCGTAAAAAATCATAA
- a CDS encoding ABC transporter ATP-binding protein: MRALSVEHIYKQFGTYAAVHDVSFQVEAGRLVGLLGPSGSGKTTLLRLIAGLETPDGGSIAFVGQQVNDLPPQKRQIGFVFQQYALFKHMTVFENVAFGLKVLKKKKPFVESRVQELLEQTGLTDLGRRYPHELSGGQRQRVAFARAIAPEPKLLLLDEPFAAIDAKVRKELRAWLRDMINRIGITTLFVTHDQEEAVEVADELLILHQGKLEQQGTPREIYSQPATEFVAGFIGESTKISEPAAFLGYEEASAADSAIIRPEFVEIFTTQETLSASGMDIGTVKNSYFRGTAWLIELEVQGQQLFAYRSQEKKELLKGDPVRVFIHRMYVQQGEGMTVLEHGSKHNTAIAASV, encoded by the coding sequence ATGAGGGCGCTATCTGTTGAACATATTTATAAGCAATTCGGTACCTATGCGGCAGTTCATGATGTCAGCTTTCAAGTGGAAGCGGGACGTCTCGTAGGACTGCTGGGACCAAGCGGCAGTGGGAAGACTACCCTGCTTAGGCTTATTGCCGGGCTAGAGACTCCGGATGGGGGAAGCATCGCATTTGTCGGACAGCAGGTGAATGATTTGCCGCCGCAAAAGAGGCAAATTGGCTTTGTTTTTCAGCAATATGCCTTATTTAAACATATGACAGTATTTGAAAATGTAGCTTTTGGGCTAAAGGTGCTTAAAAAGAAAAAGCCCTTTGTTGAATCCCGTGTCCAAGAACTGTTGGAGCAAACAGGCTTAACCGATCTGGGCAGGCGGTATCCGCATGAACTTTCCGGGGGACAAAGGCAGAGGGTGGCTTTTGCAAGAGCTATTGCGCCTGAGCCTAAGCTGCTTTTGCTGGATGAGCCGTTTGCCGCTATCGACGCCAAGGTTCGGAAAGAACTTAGAGCATGGTTAAGGGATATGATTAACCGTATCGGCATAACCACTCTATTTGTTACTCATGATCAGGAGGAAGCAGTCGAGGTTGCAGATGAATTGCTGATTCTTCATCAAGGGAAGCTGGAGCAGCAGGGAACGCCCCGGGAAATTTATTCACAGCCTGCAACCGAATTTGTAGCCGGCTTTATTGGAGAATCTACCAAGATTTCTGAACCTGCGGCATTCCTGGGTTATGAGGAAGCTTCAGCCGCCGATTCCGCAATCATCCGCCCTGAATTCGTGGAGATTTTTACTACGCAAGAGACGCTTTCTGCATCCGGTATGGATATAGGAACGGTGAAAAACAGTTATTTCAGGGGAACAGCCTGGCTTATTGAACTTGAAGTACAGGGTCAGCAGTTGTTTGCTTACCGCTCCCAAGAGAAGAAAGAGTTGCTTAAAGGAGACCCTGTCCGGGTTTTCATTCACCGTATGTATGTTCAGCAGGGAGAGGGCATGACCGTACTGGAGCATGGATCAAAACATAATACTGCAATTGCAGCTTCCGTCTAA
- the cysW gene encoding sulfate ABC transporter permease subunit CysW yields MAGSISVQSSTSPAKPKSRARQEGWIIKCLLISIAVCFVVLMIVLPLITVFAEAFQQGASVYWASLRDSDAAAAIRLTLLAALASVPLNTLFGVSAAWLISKHRFRGKQLLLTLIDLPFAVSPVIAGFVFILLFGTSGLLGNWLLDHDMKIVFAFPGIVLATLFVTFPFVARELIPLMQSQGTAEEEAAATLGARGWKMFWSVTLPNIKWGLLYGIILCNARAMGEFGAVSVVSGHIRGITNTIPLHVQILYNEYKFSAAFAVASLLVFLAVITLIVKAVAEWKFKKGSE; encoded by the coding sequence ATGGCAGGTTCTATTTCCGTTCAGTCTTCCACCTCTCCAGCAAAACCGAAATCCCGGGCTAGACAGGAAGGCTGGATAATCAAATGTTTGCTTATTAGTATAGCGGTTTGTTTTGTGGTACTTATGATCGTTCTTCCTCTCATCACTGTATTTGCTGAAGCTTTTCAACAGGGGGCTTCTGTATATTGGGCCTCCCTTCGGGACTCCGATGCGGCAGCTGCCATAAGGTTGACCCTGCTTGCCGCTTTAGCATCGGTGCCGCTGAATACCTTGTTTGGGGTATCGGCAGCATGGCTGATCAGCAAACACAGATTCCGGGGCAAACAGCTGCTGCTCACTCTGATTGATCTTCCATTTGCCGTTTCTCCCGTTATAGCCGGGTTTGTATTTATTTTGCTATTTGGCACAAGCGGCCTGCTTGGCAATTGGCTGCTTGATCATGATATGAAGATAGTATTTGCTTTTCCGGGAATTGTACTGGCGACCTTGTTTGTGACATTTCCTTTTGTTGCGAGGGAACTGATTCCCTTGATGCAGTCCCAGGGAACCGCCGAAGAAGAAGCTGCTGCGACTTTAGGGGCCAGAGGCTGGAAAATGTTCTGGAGCGTAACTCTTCCGAATATAAAATGGGGACTTCTTTACGGTATTATACTCTGCAACGCAAGGGCAATGGGGGAGTTTGGGGCTGTTTCCGTAGTATCCGGGCATATCAGGGGGATAACGAATACGATTCCTCTGCATGTTCAGATTTTATATAACGAGTATAAATTTTCTGCCGCTTTTGCGGTAGCTTCCCTGCTTGTTTTTTTGGCTGTGATCACTCTTATTGTCAAGGCCGTGGCTGAATGGAAGTTTAAAAAAGGGTCCGAGTGA
- the cysT gene encoding sulfate ABC transporter permease subunit CysT, translated as MAAKRPKRVLPGFSLTLGYTWIYLAILVLIPLSMLIWKTAGMGWPEFWSTVTNERVIASYKLSFGASLAAGLINTVFGFIVAWVLVRYNFPGKRIIDSLVDLPFALPTAVAGIALTTLYAPNGWIGSILQSAGIKAAYTPIGIMIALVFIGIPFVVRTVQPVLQELEQDTEEAAALLGAYRLRTFIKVIFPQVLPALLTGFTLAFARAIGEYGSVVFISGNMPMKTEIAPLLIMTKLEQFDYQGATAIALVMLVISFVLLLLTNYLQWRIRRPLAAE; from the coding sequence ATGGCAGCGAAACGACCGAAGCGGGTTTTACCCGGGTTTTCCCTCACATTGGGATACACATGGATATATCTGGCTATTCTTGTGCTCATTCCCCTCTCGATGCTAATTTGGAAAACGGCGGGGATGGGGTGGCCGGAGTTCTGGTCAACCGTTACTAATGAGCGGGTGATCGCCTCCTACAAACTTAGTTTTGGCGCTTCCCTGGCTGCAGGTCTGATCAATACGGTTTTTGGGTTTATTGTAGCCTGGGTGCTCGTAAGGTACAATTTTCCCGGCAAACGGATCATTGATTCACTGGTAGATCTCCCATTCGCTCTTCCGACGGCCGTTGCCGGTATTGCCCTGACTACTCTGTATGCTCCTAACGGCTGGATCGGTTCGATTCTTCAGTCAGCAGGAATCAAGGCGGCCTATACACCCATTGGGATCATGATTGCCCTTGTTTTTATCGGCATCCCCTTTGTAGTAAGGACAGTACAGCCCGTATTACAGGAATTGGAGCAGGATACGGAAGAAGCTGCTGCTCTTCTGGGGGCGTATCGGTTAAGGACATTTATCAAGGTGATCTTTCCTCAGGTTCTCCCGGCTCTTCTGACCGGATTTACTTTGGCTTTTGCCAGGGCAATCGGGGAATACGGATCAGTGGTCTTCATTTCCGGCAACATGCCGATGAAGACAGAGATTGCACCACTTCTGATTATGACCAAACTGGAGCAGTTTGACTATCAGGGTGCAACGGCTATCGCCCTGGTAATGCTGGTCATTTCTTTCGTATTGCTTCTTCTGACTAATTATTTGCAGTGGCGGATCCGGCGTCCGCTTGCAGCGGAATAG
- a CDS encoding sulfate ABC transporter substrate-binding protein — protein MSDSSNPHDHFSKNKRKRISFRSVLFLILTVSLTAVLAGCGGSDSSGNSASADKGKSIELLNVSYDPTRELYQKYNDAFTKYYKEKTGQTVTIKQSHGGSGKQARSVVDGLQADVVTLALAYDIDSLQKAGLIQDKWQTKLENNSTPYTSTIVFLVHKGNPKGIKDWDDLVKPGIEVITPNPKTSGGARWNYLAAWGYALKKNNNDEAKAKQFVTSLYKNVPVLDSGARDATNTFAQRQLGDVLIAWENEAYLSLKELGKEKFEIITPSISVLAEPPVAIVDKIIDKKGTREAAKAYLDYLYSEEGQTIAAENYYRPRLESVAQKFADQFQKIEMFTIDDPMFGGWQETQKKHFADGGLFDQIYQPSGK, from the coding sequence ATGTCCGATTCTTCAAACCCGCATGATCATTTTTCTAAAAACAAGCGAAAGCGCATATCTTTCCGGTCCGTCTTGTTTCTTATTCTTACCGTCTCTTTGACCGCTGTATTGGCGGGATGCGGGGGCTCTGATTCTTCCGGGAACAGCGCTTCGGCAGACAAGGGAAAATCTATCGAACTTTTAAATGTCTCTTATGATCCTACCCGCGAACTATACCAAAAATATAACGATGCCTTTACCAAGTATTACAAAGAAAAAACGGGCCAAACCGTCACGATCAAACAGTCACATGGAGGTTCAGGCAAACAAGCCCGTTCCGTTGTGGATGGTCTGCAGGCTGATGTGGTGACATTGGCTCTGGCTTATGACATAGATTCTCTGCAAAAGGCCGGACTGATTCAGGATAAATGGCAGACAAAACTGGAGAATAACAGCACGCCCTATACATCTACAATCGTGTTCTTGGTCCACAAGGGGAATCCGAAAGGGATCAAGGATTGGGATGACCTTGTCAAGCCCGGCATAGAAGTAATCACACCTAACCCGAAAACATCCGGAGGAGCCAGATGGAACTATTTGGCCGCTTGGGGCTATGCCCTGAAAAAGAACAACAATGACGAGGCAAAAGCAAAGCAATTTGTTACCAGCCTGTACAAAAATGTCCCCGTATTGGATTCAGGTGCCCGTGATGCTACGAATACTTTTGCCCAACGACAGCTCGGGGACGTCCTGATTGCCTGGGAAAATGAAGCTTATCTGTCCTTAAAAGAACTGGGCAAAGAGAAATTCGAGATTATTACCCCTTCGATTAGTGTTCTCGCGGAACCTCCCGTTGCCATCGTCGATAAAATCATAGACAAAAAAGGTACCAGGGAGGCAGCGAAAGCTTATCTGGATTATTTGTACAGTGAAGAAGGCCAAACCATTGCCGCAGAGAATTATTACCGGCCCCGCCTGGAATCAGTGGCACAGAAATTTGCCGATCAATTCCAAAAAATCGAGATGTTCACCATAGACGATCCAATGTTCGGCGGATGGCAGGAAACACAGAAGAAACATTTTGCGGATGGCGGCCTGTTTGATCAAATTTATCAACCATCCGGGAAATAA
- a CDS encoding acyl-CoA thioesterase: protein MEAKTVSQSRSIMTEIIFPKDTNYHGTVFGGMMMQCIDKIATIACMRHCRKGVVTASSDSLDFLAPVRLGESLQIEAFVTWTHRSSMEVYVKATAENLLTGEIRNTATSFLTFVAVDEDGRPVPVPPIIPETEEEKRLHETAPVRYEARKRRKVQAGT, encoded by the coding sequence ATGGAAGCAAAAACAGTAAGTCAATCCAGATCCATCATGACGGAAATTATTTTTCCTAAGGATACGAATTACCATGGAACCGTCTTTGGCGGAATGATGATGCAGTGCATTGACAAGATCGCTACGATAGCCTGCATGAGACACTGCCGGAAAGGAGTAGTCACGGCTTCGAGCGACAGCCTTGATTTTCTCGCTCCGGTCCGGTTAGGAGAATCCTTGCAGATTGAAGCTTTTGTCACCTGGACTCATCGCAGCTCGATGGAGGTCTATGTTAAAGCGACTGCAGAAAATCTGCTCACCGGCGAAATCCGCAATACCGCTACCTCCTTCTTGACTTTTGTTGCAGTGGACGAGGACGGACGGCCTGTGCCTGTACCCCCGATTATCCCGGAAACGGAGGAAGAGAAGCGCCTGCATGAAACGGCCCCGGTACGGTATGAGGCCAGGAAACGCCGTAAAGTACAAGCGGGAACATAA
- a CDS encoding activator of nitric oxide reductase-like protein: MEQKKTAPRSGPTLLQLEPQQRILLVFTDGEPSASDYHEGGIHDTYQAVQEVRRQGIEVIGVFLASGEVHETQRNTLTNIYGRQSVVVPHVEQLADYLTPLIRRLLLKAIH, translated from the coding sequence ATGGAGCAGAAGAAGACGGCTCCGCGCAGCGGCCCTACTCTGCTGCAGTTGGAGCCGCAGCAGCGCATTCTCCTCGTATTCACCGACGGAGAGCCGTCTGCCTCCGATTACCATGAGGGAGGGATTCACGATACATATCAGGCCGTGCAGGAGGTACGGCGCCAAGGTATCGAGGTGATTGGCGTATTCCTTGCCAGCGGTGAAGTACATGAGACCCAGCGGAATACGTTGACTAACATCTACGGGCGCCAAAGCGTAGTTGTCCCGCACGTGGAACAGCTGGCGGATTATTTGACTCCGCTGATACGCAGGCTGCTTCTGAAGGCAATTCATTAG
- a CDS encoding Gfo/Idh/MocA family protein: MQAGKHVLLEKPMALNAEAAKEIVRAERKAGKVLMIPHTMRWEPHALQVKEQLDKGDWGTWFTKKINPEAAYY, from the coding sequence TTGCAGGCAGGAAAGCATGTTCTGCTGGAAAAACCGATGGCCCTGAATGCGGAAGCCGCCAAAGAGATTGTAAGAGCGGAACGGAAAGCGGGAAAGGTCCTGATGATACCGCATACCATGCGCTGGGAACCGCATGCCCTTCAGGTCAAAGAGCAGCTTGATAAGGGGGACTGGGGAACATGGTTTACCAAAAAAATAAATCCGGAGGCGGCCTATTATTGA
- a CDS encoding DUF2905 domain-containing protein codes for MFQLPKLLITLGIILIVIGGIWLLAGRWLPIGKLPGDIVVKKENFTFYFPIVTCIVLSVIISLILYVIRLFR; via the coding sequence ATGTTTCAACTCCCCAAATTACTTATTACGCTTGGCATTATCCTGATTGTGATCGGCGGAATCTGGCTGCTGGCCGGGCGATGGCTGCCTATTGGCAAATTACCCGGGGATATTGTGGTAAAGAAGGAAAACTTTACATTTTATTTTCCCATCGTTACCTGTATAGTGCTAAGCGTGATTATTTCTCTAATCCTGTATGTTATTCGGCTGTTCAGGTAA
- a CDS encoding TIGR04104 family putative zinc finger protein — translation MTECTHCAYKWSWGKLLANMLIPKMYLHCPDYGKKQYFTAKSRKKTTYLTAIIPAALVLVTYLKVPTLLYVLILSAAAFLVACLLPFLAEFTDKEDPFR, via the coding sequence ATGACTGAATGTACCCATTGTGCTTATAAATGGAGTTGGGGCAAGCTGCTGGCAAACATGCTCATTCCAAAGATGTATCTCCATTGTCCTGACTACGGGAAAAAGCAATACTTTACTGCAAAGTCAAGGAAAAAAACGACCTATTTAACGGCAATTATTCCAGCTGCTCTGGTCCTTGTTACATACTTGAAAGTCCCAACCCTTCTATATGTATTGATTTTATCCGCAGCGGCTTTTCTTGTTGCCTGTCTCCTGCCTTTTCTGGCTGAATTTACAGACAAGGAAGATCCATTTAGATGA
- a CDS encoding DUF2304 domain-containing protein — protein MIRAISIGVAVIFLLQIFYYTSKHRLRDRYAFLWMMIGLLGLATAIAIPLLNKLASKIGVAYMPALVFLIVIIVALSLLVHTTTVLSKHQEIIKILVQENAYMNKEIKDLKAKVEQQERQVISTNRKI, from the coding sequence TTGATTCGAGCTATCAGCATTGGAGTAGCTGTCATTTTTCTGCTCCAAATTTTTTACTACACAAGCAAACACAGGCTAAGGGACCGTTATGCCTTCTTATGGATGATGATCGGCCTCTTGGGCCTTGCCACGGCTATTGCGATCCCTTTGCTTAACAAACTGGCTTCCAAGATCGGCGTGGCCTATATGCCCGCACTTGTGTTCCTCATCGTGATCATTGTGGCGCTTAGCTTATTGGTGCATACGACGACGGTATTATCCAAACACCAGGAGATCATTAAAATTCTGGTTCAGGAAAATGCGTATATGAACAAGGAAATCAAGGATTTAAAGGCTAAGGTAGAACAACAGGAACGACAAGTAATTTCCACAAACCGCAAGATTTAG
- a CDS encoding glycosyltransferase family 2 protein, which translates to MPEESKVLIIIPAYNEEDSIEKTVESVIQNSSYDYIVINDGSKDRTPQILNERQFNCLHLPVNMGIGASMQTGYKYAYRHHYDYAIQLDADGQHDPKDLDKLVAEIKKSQYDLVIGSWFVEKSSYKGSVSRRIGIYYFYLLIRLLTGNKITDPTSGYRIVNRKIIKEFSQYYPIDYPEVEILVSMARKKYRIKEISVEMKNRQGGVSSINFMRSVYYMLKVTLFSIIRRSF; encoded by the coding sequence ATGCCAGAAGAAAGTAAAGTGCTCATCATTATACCGGCTTATAATGAAGAGGATTCGATTGAAAAAACGGTTGAGAGCGTCATTCAGAACTCTTCCTACGATTATATTGTCATCAATGACGGCTCGAAGGACAGGACACCCCAAATTTTAAATGAACGCCAGTTCAACTGTCTTCATCTTCCTGTAAACATGGGGATCGGGGCCAGCATGCAGACCGGATACAAATATGCTTACCGGCATCATTATGATTACGCTATTCAGCTTGATGCAGACGGACAGCATGATCCAAAGGATCTGGATAAGCTGGTTGCAGAAATAAAGAAGTCCCAGTATGACTTGGTCATCGGTTCCTGGTTTGTAGAGAAGAGCTCTTACAAGGGCAGTGTTTCCCGCCGCATCGGCATTTATTATTTTTATTTGCTGATCCGGCTTTTGACAGGGAATAAAATTACAGATCCGACGTCAGGATACCGGATTGTAAACCGCAAGATCATTAAGGAATTCTCCCAGTATTATCCCATTGATTACCCGGAAGTAGAGATTTTGGTCAGCATGGCCCGCAAAAAATACCGTATCAAAGAAATCAGTGTCGAGATGAAAAACCGGCAGGGCGGGGTCTCCTCTATTAATTTCATGAGATCGGTTTACTACATGCTGAAGGTTACCTTATTTTCCATTATACGGAGAAGTTTCTAG
- a CDS encoding glycosyltransferase family 39 protein, producing MDTKPDTHVTPGFPMFLYVVFKIFGYSNILYTHMIVRVIQTFISLGAIAFIYLIGKRLFNRPTGWIAALFAAFYGTYV from the coding sequence ATGGATACGAAACCGGACACACATGTAACCCCTGGTTTTCCGATGTTTTTGTATGTTGTGTTTAAAATCTTTGGTTACAGCAATATTCTCTATACTCATATGATCGTAAGGGTCATTCAGACCTTTATCAGTTTGGGTGCCATTGCTTTTATCTATTTAATAGGAAAAAGGCTGTTCAATCGTCCTACTGGATGGATAGCCGCTTTGTTCGCCGCTTTTTACGGCACGTATGTATGA
- a CDS encoding IS256 family transposase, with the protein MAQYQINVDSQLLHQLFLGNSQDAGVAKLLESVLNQVLQAQVSEQVEADRYERTENRKAYRNGSYPHGLHTRVGTITLSVPRIRGGKFTTELFSRYQRSEQALILAMMEMVVNGVSTRKVSQVTEELCGTEFSKSTVSDLCKRLDPIVTAWNNRSLADSLFPFVLVDAMYLKVREDGRVRSRGIMIAIGVNTEGYREVLGLMLGDTESEASWSEFFSSLKGRGLRGVDLITSDDHGGLVRAVRQQLQGVTWQRCQTHFTRNVLEASPKALKDEIHGRLRSILDAPDTGTARFLLKQTLAAYEDKAGKAMGVLESGFDDATAVLMLPERYRKRLRTTNSVERLNEEVRRRERVIRIFPNRESVIRLIGALLMEQDEKWAAGKKYLDMTEYMEWRKDRPKSDAKVTRIM; encoded by the coding sequence ATGGCTCAATACCAGATTAACGTAGATTCGCAGCTTTTGCATCAACTATTTTTGGGAAATTCTCAGGATGCGGGTGTAGCCAAGCTGCTCGAGTCTGTACTGAACCAAGTCTTACAAGCACAGGTGAGTGAACAAGTGGAAGCAGATCGTTATGAACGAACAGAGAATCGAAAAGCGTACCGGAATGGATCGTATCCACATGGGCTACATACGCGGGTGGGAACCATTACACTAAGTGTTCCGCGCATCCGTGGCGGGAAGTTCACGACAGAGCTCTTTAGTCGTTACCAGAGAAGTGAACAAGCGTTAATCTTAGCGATGATGGAAATGGTCGTAAACGGCGTCTCTACGCGTAAAGTCTCGCAAGTAACCGAAGAACTCTGCGGAACCGAGTTTTCTAAATCCACTGTTTCAGACCTTTGTAAGCGGCTGGATCCCATCGTAACTGCTTGGAATAATCGAAGCCTGGCAGACAGCCTCTTTCCGTTTGTTCTCGTAGATGCGATGTATCTCAAGGTCCGTGAAGACGGTCGTGTACGCTCACGAGGCATCATGATTGCCATTGGTGTAAACACCGAGGGCTATCGTGAAGTCCTTGGCCTGATGCTGGGTGACACAGAATCTGAAGCAAGCTGGAGTGAGTTTTTCAGCTCTCTAAAAGGACGTGGATTACGAGGTGTGGATCTCATTACCTCCGACGATCATGGCGGCCTTGTACGCGCGGTACGGCAGCAGCTGCAAGGGGTAACATGGCAGCGATGCCAGACTCACTTCACGCGAAATGTATTAGAAGCCTCACCCAAAGCCTTGAAGGATGAGATCCATGGCCGTCTACGGTCGATTCTAGATGCTCCTGATACTGGAACGGCAAGGTTTTTATTAAAACAGACCTTAGCGGCTTATGAAGATAAGGCGGGTAAGGCGATGGGCGTGCTGGAAAGCGGATTTGACGATGCTACCGCCGTCTTAATGCTGCCAGAGCGTTACCGAAAACGGCTGCGCACGACAAATAGCGTTGAGCGTCTCAACGAAGAGGTTAGACGCCGGGAACGTGTCATTCGCATCTTCCCAAACCGTGAATCCGTGATTCGTCTTATTGGTGCTCTATTGATGGAACAGGATGAAAAATGGGCAGCCGGCAAGAAATATCTCGACATGACCGAGTACATGGAATGGCGGAAGGATCGGCCAAAGTCCGATGCCAAAGTGACTCGCATTATGTAG
- a CDS encoding GntR family transcriptional regulator, with protein sequence MKIILDSVSDQPLYQQIKDQIKTSIFNRELKEGDQLSSIRSLANDLHVSVLTTKRVYAELEAEGFIITKVGKGSYVAPENFELLLESKRNMVEVKLAEVCQMARLLGIQIEDLHSMLDLLFEEEDGT encoded by the coding sequence ATGAAAATAATCTTGGATTCTGTATCAGATCAGCCTTTATATCAGCAGATAAAAGATCAGATTAAGACTTCCATTTTTAACCGTGAATTGAAAGAAGGTGATCAATTATCTTCCATTCGTTCATTAGCTAATGATCTGCATGTGAGTGTGCTGACCACTAAAAGAGTATATGCCGAATTGGAAGCCGAGGGATTTATCATCACTAAAGTCGGCAAAGGATCTTATGTCGCGCCGGAAAACTTCGAGTTACTTCTGGAGTCCAAGCGAAACATGGTGGAGGTCAAACTAGCAGAAGTCTGCCAAATGGCTCGTCTTTTGGGAATACAAATAGAGGATCTTCATTCGATGCTGGATTTACTTTTTGAAGAGGAGGATGGAACATGA